The DNA sequence TCTGTCCTGGCTGTCCATAACTACCATTCCTTTGTTTTTTGTAATGTGTAAAGTCCTCTGCAGGCTCTTTAAAATGCCGTCTATCCATTTTCAAAATATTTGCTATAATGTTTTTGACAGGACTTTAAGTGTGGAGGCTGATGAAGTTGCGGGAGTTTGCTGAAAATCTATTTCTTCATTTTTTTATCATGATGATCATCCCGCTTATGCACAATGTTAGCATAAAGCATGAAAAAAGAGCATGGGTCATGTTTTTTGCTGCTGCTGCCTCCCTGGTGCTGACACTGGCATTTCCTGTGAGAATGTCCAATGGCCTTGAATTTGATATGAAGTTCATACCTGTATTTTTTTGTTTTTTCTATCTTGGACCTGTCGGAGGGTATTTGTCAATCGCGGCCCTTCTGATTCTCATGGCCCTTTTTAATATAGATAATCTTTATGTAACTCTCATAAATTATTTTATTATATCAATACCGATGCTGTTTATCCGGAAAAAATATCAGAAGATCAACATCCTTGGTAAAACCTTGGTTGCTTTTGCTTTTTACTTTTTAATCACGTTTACCAGGCTGATATATTTCCTGCAGACTGGCCATATTCAGCATGCAGTGAACCTTGCCCTTTTCTTTCTTTTATCATTTATAAGCCTTTGTGCTGCCATTTATATTATGGAAATGTACAGATTGCACTCAGAAATGGCTGAGAAACTACAAACAGCAGACAAATCCAATGCGATCAGCCAGCTTGCAGCCTCTGTTGCCCATGAAATCAGAAATCCCATGACGACAATCAGAGGATTTCTGCAGCTTATGAAGGAAGAGCAAAACCTGACGGACGGCCAGCGGTCATATGTAGCAACTTCACTTGAAGAGCTTGACAGGGCGAATCATATTATTTCAGATTTCCTTTCGCTCGCAAAACCTTCGATATCCTCAAAGGAAAAGCTGCCGGTAACAGATCTAGTGAGGGAAATTTCCGAATTCATCAGGCCTTTTGCCCTTTTATCCCAAGCAGAAATCAGATGTCGTACCCAGGATGATTTATATATATATGGCAATGCAAATGAATTTAAGCAGCTGATGATCAATCTTATAAAAAATGGGGTAGAATCAATGCCTGACGGAGGTTCTATCATTGTGACCGCAGAGCAGGATCAGAAGGAAGTTTCCGTAAAAATAAAAGATGAGGGCTCAGGTCTTTCACCTGGACAGCTCAAACAGCTGGGCAGCCCCTATTATTCAACTAAAACGAAAGGCACTGGCCTGGGGCTGCTTATTTCATTTGATATCATCAAACGGCTTGACGGGCATTACGAAATCATCAGCGAAAAGAATAAAGGGACTGAATTTATACTGATTTTCCCTGCAGCTGAAAGACAATCCAGCGGACAGCATCCAAATCAGCCATTGTAACCAAAGGAATACTGCCCAATAAGGCAGCGTTCCTTTTTATATAAGCAGTGCGTCCTCAAACGGAGCAAAAAAGACTCCTTTTGGCCCCAGCATATCTGTTTCTGAATCTCTTTTTTCTCCTTTTACCTCATATTCACCTTCAGGGAAATAATCGAACATTCCGCTCGATTTATGAAGCTCTATAAAACAGTCATGAAGCTCACACATTAATGTCTGGTATTCTTTATTGTCTAAGGGGTCTCCGTATTCATCCAGCTTAAAATTGGCCTTTATCAGCTCTTCAAATTCCAGATTGCCTGAAGAAGCTACATACAGGTCTACATCGCTGCAGTCTATGCAGAGCAGCATCGGGTCGTCCTTGATGTCCAAATACGCTTTTTCCACCATCTTTTTCAGCATATCCTCTATTTCATCTGCATTTATAAGTGTTTTGGCTGTTTGCAGCATGAATATTACACCTCCAAAACCGAAACCATCCAATAGTACATGAGGTTTCGTCTGGGTTCTATTATAACAAATCGCACCCAATAAGTCGTCTTTCGAGCTGATGCGCCATAAAACGCCAGCATGCTTATTTTTTCGGTAAGAAAAAGGGCAGGCGTGTCAGATTATGCGCTTTCCCAAGAAATATTTCTTATTTCCTGTTAGGGGATATGCTGCAGGCGGAATGTTTTGGGTCTATCAGGGTAGATTGTTATTATACAAATGTGTACTTGGAAAGGAGAATGTAACATGAAAATCCTGATTGTTGGAGCAAATGGGCAAATAGGCAGACATCTGATTGAGAAACTGGCAGAAACTGAACATAAGTCAGTTGCCATGGTTCGTAAAGAAGAGCAGGAAAGCGAATTGAGAGAACTCGGTGCCGATGAAGTGGTCATTGGTGACTTGGAAAAAGACTTCTCGCACGCTTTCGAAGGAGTGGACAGTGTTATATTCACTGCGGGTTCCGGCGGGCACACAGGTGCGGATAAGACCATACTCATAGACCTTTGGGGTGCAATCAAGACGATTGATCAGGCGAAAGAGCATAATATCAGCCGCTTTCTTCTTGTCAGCAGCATGAATGCGGACACTCCTGATACAGGGATAGAATCCATGAAGCATTATTTTGTGGCTAAGAAACTTGCTGACGATCATCTGCGTTCATCAGGGCTGGATTATACAATCGTACGTCCGGG is a window from the Bacillus infantis NRRL B-14911 genome containing:
- a CDS encoding ATP-binding protein, encoding MKLREFAENLFLHFFIMMIIPLMHNVSIKHEKRAWVMFFAAAASLVLTLAFPVRMSNGLEFDMKFIPVFFCFFYLGPVGGYLSIAALLILMALFNIDNLYVTLINYFIISIPMLFIRKKYQKINILGKTLVAFAFYFLITFTRLIYFLQTGHIQHAVNLALFFLLSFISLCAAIYIMEMYRLHSEMAEKLQTADKSNAISQLAASVAHEIRNPMTTIRGFLQLMKEEQNLTDGQRSYVATSLEELDRANHIISDFLSLAKPSISSKEKLPVTDLVREISEFIRPFALLSQAEIRCRTQDDLYIYGNANEFKQLMINLIKNGVESMPDGGSIIVTAEQDQKEVSVKIKDEGSGLSPGQLKQLGSPYYSTKTKGTGLGLLISFDIIKRLDGHYEIISEKNKGTEFILIFPAAERQSSGQHPNQPL
- a CDS encoding SDR family oxidoreductase produces the protein MKILIVGANGQIGRHLIEKLAETEHKSVAMVRKEEQESELRELGADEVVIGDLEKDFSHAFEGVDSVIFTAGSGGHTGADKTILIDLWGAIKTIDQAKEHNISRFLLVSSMNADTPDTGIESMKHYFVAKKLADDHLRSSGLDYTIVRPGGLLNEPATGKILLEEKIKEFSSREITREDVAAVLAEAVDLENTYKKTFEILNGETPIKEALKQV